The following proteins are co-located in the Corynebacterium aquilae DSM 44791 genome:
- a CDS encoding potassium-transporting ATPase subunit F, whose product MNLEAIVGAVLGIIAIIYVFMALLNPERFS is encoded by the coding sequence ATGAACCTTGAAGCCATCGTCGGTGCCGTTCTCGGCATCATCGCCATCATCTATGTGTTCATGGCCTTGTTGAATCCGGAGCGTTTCTCATGA